One genomic window of Psychrobacillus sp. INOP01 includes the following:
- the murB gene encoding UDP-N-acetylmuramate dehydrogenase gives MNKQKWFQSLNEKLNPENIKIDEALNLHTVTKMGGKADLFVTPSTQDEAAFVVQYAYEHNIPLLLLGNGSNMVVRDGGVRGIVLRLENLNKIIIDGNSVIAESGADIIDVSKAAAQKSLTGLEFACGIPGSIGGAMAMNAGAYGGEIQDVIVQCTVLTPAGEKLVLSKEQLELGYRKSIITKKGYYVLSTEFLLEKGSQEEIDAKIADLTFQRESKQPLEYPSAGSVFKRPPGYFAGKLIQDSGLQGKGFGGAEVSTKHAGFIVNKNNATATDYISTIEMVKETVKENFGVELELEVKIVGENID, from the coding sequence TTGAATAAACAAAAATGGTTTCAAAGCTTAAACGAAAAATTAAATCCGGAAAATATTAAAATAGATGAAGCATTGAATTTACACACAGTAACTAAAATGGGTGGAAAGGCAGATTTGTTTGTTACACCTTCCACACAGGACGAGGCAGCCTTTGTCGTTCAATATGCATATGAACATAATATACCGTTATTATTACTTGGAAACGGCTCAAATATGGTCGTTCGTGATGGTGGAGTACGAGGAATTGTACTGCGACTAGAAAATTTAAACAAAATTATAATTGATGGTAACAGTGTGATTGCCGAGAGTGGTGCTGATATAATTGATGTATCAAAGGCGGCAGCACAAAAATCCCTAACAGGCTTAGAATTTGCCTGTGGTATTCCCGGCTCAATTGGTGGAGCAATGGCGATGAATGCAGGAGCATATGGCGGAGAAATCCAAGATGTAATTGTACAATGTACAGTGCTAACTCCGGCAGGAGAAAAACTTGTTCTTTCCAAAGAGCAATTAGAGCTAGGATATCGAAAAAGTATTATTACGAAAAAAGGCTATTATGTATTATCGACTGAGTTTTTATTGGAAAAAGGAAGTCAAGAAGAGATCGATGCAAAAATTGCAGATCTTACTTTTCAACGAGAATCGAAACAACCATTAGAATACCCTTCTGCTGGTAGTGTATTCAAACGACCACCAGGATATTTTGCAGGAAAGCTCATTCAAGACAGTGGCTTGCAGGGTAAAGGCTTTGGTGGAGCAGAGGTATCCACGAAGCATGCCGGGTTTATCGTCAATAAAAATAATGCTACTGCAACTGATTATATTAGTACGATTGAAATGGTCAAAGAAACAGTAAAAGAAAACTTTGGCGTCGAGCTAGAGCTAGAAGTGAAAATTGTTGGAGAAAATATAGACTAA
- a CDS encoding DUF4288 domain-containing protein has product MYKIFSVKLLFEHISLSKTVSNKIYEETINIIRAAKIEDVDPLVKAHYKDITYKNIFGEETTIKLVMILDVFELVDNIEETLEFVEVYSQHIIVDEEVAVE; this is encoded by the coding sequence ATGTATAAAATTTTTTCAGTTAAATTATTGTTTGAACACATTTCGTTATCCAAAACCGTGTCTAACAAAATCTATGAAGAGACCATTAATATCATACGCGCTGCAAAAATAGAGGATGTTGATCCACTAGTAAAGGCACATTATAAAGATATCACCTATAAAAACATTTTTGGAGAAGAAACGACGATAAAGCTCGTAATGATTCTCGACGTCTTTGAGCTTGTCGACAATATTGAGGAAACCTTGGAATTTGTAGAGGTATACAGCCAGCATATTATTGTGGATGAAGAAGTGGCGGTTGAATAA
- a CDS encoding helix-turn-helix transcriptional regulator, translated as MNLGQLIKLERQRQNIKQEALAIGICVPSYLSRIENGLVIPSEDIKHHILMRLNISLDSLNSNQNEKKIVQFKLQFKQVLNSRDKKLAKELFSEIHLYIVEHPLEEERLTLLLLEARLMLMLPEAWDMKSNVYILEEFKKEMSIEQLFYLYTIQGITAYQDNQFSQASHIFKEVFQLIKGFRMEDWEMAELYYISGLSLLSESRYILAIDYVKEAISYFNQEILIERSLECLIILGIAQKNTGLLKEALATFERARDINSKIESSEFNGMIEHNLGSCYSLQKDSHQALQHFFYSLDAKHGPNDKVVTILSILKEYHKNGDLQNALVWLQKGLEISEHLSNSKKELYTNHFSVYGAILLEKQETIAIFKKALDYFGGKQDYKNCMIYCHVLAKRLAETKQYKQASIYYDLGFHFHLKLSKVSSWEELS; from the coding sequence ATGAACCTAGGACAATTGATCAAGTTAGAGCGACAGAGACAGAATATAAAGCAAGAGGCATTGGCTATTGGTATTTGTGTCCCTTCTTACTTGAGCAGAATTGAAAACGGATTAGTCATTCCAAGTGAAGACATAAAACATCATATTCTGATGAGATTAAATATTTCTTTAGACTCGTTGAATAGCAATCAAAATGAAAAAAAGATTGTTCAGTTTAAATTACAGTTCAAGCAAGTACTAAATTCTCGAGATAAAAAGTTGGCTAAAGAGCTTTTTTCTGAAATTCATCTTTATATCGTGGAACATCCGCTAGAGGAAGAAAGACTAACGCTCCTTTTATTAGAAGCTCGCTTGATGCTTATGTTACCTGAAGCATGGGATATGAAAAGTAATGTCTACATTTTAGAAGAATTCAAAAAAGAAATGTCGATTGAACAGTTGTTTTATCTCTACACAATTCAAGGTATTACCGCATATCAAGATAATCAGTTTAGCCAAGCCTCTCATATTTTTAAAGAAGTTTTTCAATTGATAAAAGGCTTTCGAATGGAAGACTGGGAGATGGCAGAACTATATTACATATCTGGGTTATCTCTTTTATCTGAATCTCGCTACATTCTAGCTATCGATTATGTAAAGGAAGCCATTTCCTATTTCAATCAAGAGATTTTAATCGAACGATCACTTGAGTGTTTAATAATCCTTGGGATTGCACAAAAGAATACCGGTCTCTTAAAGGAAGCCCTCGCTACTTTTGAAAGGGCGAGAGATATCAATTCAAAAATAGAATCCTCTGAGTTCAATGGCATGATTGAGCATAATTTAGGCTCTTGTTACTCGCTACAAAAAGACTCTCATCAAGCATTGCAGCACTTTTTTTATAGTTTAGATGCAAAGCATGGCCCTAATGATAAAGTTGTGACTATTTTATCTATCTTGAAGGAATATCACAAAAATGGTGATTTACAGAATGCATTAGTATGGTTGCAAAAGGGTCTAGAGATTTCTGAGCATCTATCTAATAGCAAAAAGGAACTTTATACAAACCACTTCTCCGTATATGGAGCGATATTACTGGAGAAACAAGAGACTATCGCTATTTTCAAGAAAGCTTTGGATTATTTCGGTGGTAAGCAGGACTATAAAAACTGTATGATTTATTGCCACGTTTTAGCTAAGCGATTAGCTGAAACTAAACAATATAAGCAAGCGTCAATTTACTACGATTTAGGTTTTCATTTTCATTTGAAGCTATCAAAAGTATCTAGTTGGGAGGAATTGTCATGA
- a CDS encoding YceI family protein → MTKFNLDAAHSTIDFSVKHMMVSKVKGSFTNFTADLDGNAEDLTGATISFDIDVKSINSNNEDRDNHLRSGDFFDAETYPSIKFVATSIKKTDDGEYDVTGDLTIKDVTKPVTFDVQYGGKGTNPWGQEVVAFSADTKVNRKEFGLTWNQALETGGVLVGEDIKITVELELNPAQ, encoded by the coding sequence ATGACAAAATTTAATCTTGACGCTGCACATTCTACTATCGACTTTTCAGTAAAACACATGATGGTTTCAAAAGTAAAAGGATCATTCACTAATTTTACGGCAGACTTAGATGGTAATGCTGAAGATTTAACCGGTGCTACAATTAGCTTTGACATTGATGTAAAATCAATCAACTCAAACAACGAGGATCGTGATAACCACTTACGTTCTGGAGATTTCTTTGATGCAGAAACCTACCCAAGCATCAAATTTGTGGCAACTAGTATTAAGAAAACAGACGATGGTGAATATGACGTAACTGGTGACCTTACGATTAAAGACGTTACTAAACCAGTAACATTTGACGTTCAATATGGTGGTAAAGGTACTAATCCATGGGGTCAAGAAGTAGTAGCTTTCTCTGCAGATACGAAAGTAAACCGTAAAGAATTTGGTTTAACTTGGAACCAAGCATTAGAAACTGGTGGCGTTCTAGTTGGTGAAGACATTAAAATCACTGTTGAACTTGAATTAAACCCTGCTCAATAA
- a CDS encoding helix-turn-helix domain-containing protein — protein MKETLLCPRLSKAMELLGKRWTALIVYQLMDGAKRFNEIESSLPISGRLLSERLKELEKEGIVERTVFSEVPIRVEYNLTEKGLALKEVVGGIETWSKEWL, from the coding sequence ATGAAAGAAACGTTATTATGTCCACGTTTATCAAAGGCAATGGAGTTGCTGGGAAAAAGATGGACCGCGCTAATCGTGTATCAACTAATGGATGGAGCAAAAAGATTTAATGAAATTGAGTCGTCACTTCCTATAAGTGGCCGTTTGTTATCAGAGCGTTTAAAGGAACTTGAAAAAGAGGGAATAGTTGAAAGAACTGTCTTTTCCGAGGTACCTATACGGGTAGAATATAACTTGACGGAGAAAGGTCTTGCGCTAAAAGAAGTAGTTGGTGGAATCGAGACTTGGTCTAAAGAATGGTTATAG
- a CDS encoding PadR family transcriptional regulator translates to MKKRRGFVQMAILHLLEEASMHGYQIMKQLEIRSGGHYSASAGTVYPALQELLEQEMIELEPSSDKKTYCIQEKGKSRLQEFANRKEGAFWSNWEARWIWQNSEEAIRLKETIDLWEAELRKAIKQSRSTPENSPKLIAFMKEITERLQTEDY, encoded by the coding sequence ATGAAAAAGCGTAGAGGATTTGTTCAAATGGCAATCTTGCATCTATTGGAGGAAGCATCGATGCATGGATACCAAATAATGAAACAATTAGAAATTAGGTCGGGAGGACATTATTCAGCCAGTGCGGGAACAGTATACCCGGCACTTCAAGAATTGCTAGAGCAGGAAATGATAGAACTCGAACCTTCATCCGATAAAAAGACTTATTGCATTCAAGAAAAGGGGAAAAGTCGCTTGCAGGAGTTTGCAAACCGTAAAGAGGGAGCATTTTGGAGCAACTGGGAGGCTCGGTGGATCTGGCAAAACTCTGAAGAAGCTATTCGTTTAAAAGAGACAATCGATTTGTGGGAGGCGGAGCTTAGAAAGGCGATAAAGCAAAGCCGGAGCACTCCCGAGAATTCGCCAAAACTTATTGCGTTTATGAAAGAAATAACAGAACGATTACAGACAGAGGACTATTAG
- a CDS encoding ABC transporter ATP-binding protein: MEKQKIAIVVSIILVVISTLLNLLVPYMIGVTIDEYIIPKDMDGTLRFLVILAIVYTAAAMFTWLQNFLMVRVSLKTIRSLRQDLYEKFQTLSLRFFDKRTHGDLMSRVTNDIESLNNALSQSVIQIISTIMMVTGVTIAMFMLNWVLAIVSLLVVPLVIFTTKKIITYSSSNFIKRQRDLGELNGFIEEAISGNEVITLFGQEEKNFNKFSIVNERLRHSATAADTVSGFLGPINNFINNLGLALIIGIGAVMTVQELATVGIIAAFVNYSRQFFRPINQLSTLLNTFQSAIAGAERVFEIMDEAPDLQNQENALTIDTLKGDVTFSEVHFSYDTGKPILKNISFEARAGEKIALVGPTGSGKTTIINLLMRFYELDSGNIKIDGRSISEYQISKLREKIGIVLQDTFLFSGSILENIRYGRLEATDEEVIEAAKLASAHRFIKHLPDKYDTQIAGNGSNLSQGQRQLLAIARAILADSDILILDEATSSIDTKTEIDIQQGLNRLSEGRTSFVIAHRLKTIENADKILVIHHGELIEVGTHAELLKQKGFYSELYESQFNI, from the coding sequence ATGGAGAAACAAAAAATTGCTATTGTTGTTTCAATTATATTGGTTGTAATTTCTACTTTATTAAACTTGTTGGTTCCTTATATGATTGGTGTCACCATTGATGAGTATATAATTCCAAAGGATATGGACGGAACACTACGTTTCTTAGTAATATTAGCAATTGTGTACACGGCAGCTGCTATGTTTACTTGGCTACAGAACTTTTTAATGGTTCGAGTGTCTTTGAAAACAATTAGGTCACTACGCCAGGATTTATATGAAAAGTTTCAAACTCTGTCATTGCGGTTTTTCGATAAACGTACGCATGGAGACCTTATGAGTCGCGTTACGAATGATATTGAAAGTTTGAATAACGCATTAAGTCAAAGTGTGATTCAAATTATTTCTACTATAATGATGGTGACAGGTGTAACGATAGCGATGTTTATGCTTAACTGGGTGTTGGCTATAGTGTCACTGTTAGTGGTTCCATTAGTTATTTTCACAACGAAAAAGATAATCACCTATAGTAGTAGCAACTTCATCAAAAGACAACGTGATTTAGGTGAGCTAAATGGTTTTATAGAAGAAGCCATTTCAGGAAATGAAGTAATTACCCTTTTTGGGCAAGAAGAAAAGAATTTCAACAAGTTCTCGATAGTTAATGAACGACTTCGTCACTCAGCAACTGCTGCTGATACTGTATCGGGATTTCTAGGACCTATCAACAACTTTATCAACAATTTAGGTCTTGCTTTAATTATTGGAATTGGGGCAGTGATGACAGTACAAGAATTGGCGACAGTCGGTATAATTGCAGCATTTGTTAATTATTCAAGACAATTCTTTAGACCAATTAATCAGCTTTCAACTTTATTGAATACCTTTCAGTCTGCTATAGCAGGAGCTGAGCGAGTATTTGAAATTATGGATGAAGCTCCGGATCTTCAAAACCAGGAGAACGCACTTACAATAGATACTTTAAAAGGGGACGTTACATTTTCCGAAGTTCACTTTTCTTATGATACTGGAAAACCGATTTTGAAGAATATTAGCTTCGAGGCTAGAGCAGGAGAAAAGATTGCTTTAGTAGGTCCAACAGGATCGGGGAAAACTACAATTATTAATTTGCTTATGCGTTTTTATGAATTAGACTCTGGAAACATCAAAATCGATGGGAGGTCCATCAGTGAATATCAAATAAGTAAGCTTCGTGAAAAAATTGGTATTGTTTTACAAGATACCTTTCTGTTTTCAGGCTCCATTTTAGAAAATATTCGCTACGGTAGACTGGAGGCAACTGATGAGGAAGTAATAGAAGCTGCTAAACTGGCATCTGCTCATCGGTTTATCAAGCATTTACCTGATAAGTATGACACGCAGATTGCTGGGAATGGGTCTAATTTAAGTCAAGGACAGCGCCAATTATTAGCGATTGCTCGTGCCATTTTAGCAGATTCAGATATACTAATCCTAGATGAAGCAACTTCAAGCATCGATACGAAAACGGAGATAGATATTCAGCAAGGGCTCAATAGACTTTCTGAAGGACGTACTAGTTTTGTCATAGCCCATCGTTTAAAAACGATTGAAAACGCAGATAAAATCTTAGTCATTCACCATGGTGAATTAATCGAGGTTGGAACACATGCAGAGCTACTGAAACAAAAAGGTTTCTACTCCGAGCTATATGAAAGTCAGTTTAATATATAA
- a CDS encoding M20 family metallopeptidase, which produces MNNKIKESIKNNNEELTQLRRKLHSEPELSFEEFKTTQFVCEYLDNLGISYRKTEPTGVIAEIKGATGGKTVALRGDMDALAVQQLNKHVPYASKIEGKMHACGHDAHTSMLLIAAKALSEVKDQLPGNVRFIFQPAEEIAQGAKAMVNQGAMENVDNVFGIHIWSQMPTNKVSCTPGPSFAAADIFKVTFKGRGGHGAIPEACIDAAIVASSFVMNVQTVISRTIDPQSPAVLTVGKMVVGTRFNVIAENAEIEGTVRTFQPATRDHIEKSITQYAESVAAIYGATAEVEYIRGTDAVDNDEESAKLVQQVASAAFGPEVVYNEKPTMGGEDFSAFLTRAPGSFAFVGSGNPEKDTEWAHHHGNFNIDEDALSTGAELYAQYAWAYLNK; this is translated from the coding sequence ATTAACAATAAAATAAAAGAATCAATCAAAAATAATAATGAAGAACTAACTCAATTACGTAGAAAATTGCACAGCGAGCCTGAGCTATCATTTGAGGAATTCAAAACAACACAGTTTGTATGCGAGTATTTAGATAATCTAGGAATCTCTTATCGAAAAACTGAACCTACCGGAGTTATTGCAGAAATTAAAGGGGCAACAGGAGGAAAAACTGTCGCTCTTCGAGGAGATATGGATGCCCTTGCTGTTCAACAGCTTAACAAGCACGTCCCTTATGCCTCTAAAATAGAAGGTAAAATGCATGCATGTGGTCATGATGCACATACATCTATGCTATTAATAGCAGCAAAGGCACTTTCAGAGGTAAAAGATCAGCTTCCCGGTAATGTACGCTTCATATTCCAGCCAGCAGAAGAAATAGCGCAAGGTGCAAAGGCTATGGTTAACCAAGGCGCTATGGAGAATGTTGATAATGTTTTCGGCATTCATATTTGGTCTCAAATGCCGACAAATAAGGTTTCTTGTACCCCAGGTCCTTCTTTCGCTGCAGCCGATATCTTCAAAGTGACATTCAAGGGCCGCGGTGGTCACGGTGCCATTCCAGAGGCTTGTATCGATGCAGCTATTGTTGCTTCTTCCTTCGTTATGAACGTTCAAACAGTTATTTCAAGAACTATTGACCCACAAAGCCCCGCTGTTCTAACAGTTGGTAAAATGGTCGTTGGTACACGATTTAATGTAATTGCGGAGAATGCAGAGATAGAGGGAACTGTCCGTACGTTCCAGCCTGCTACCCGAGACCATATTGAAAAATCTATTACCCAGTATGCAGAAAGTGTAGCAGCAATTTACGGAGCAACTGCTGAAGTAGAATATATAAGAGGCACAGATGCTGTAGATAATGATGAAGAAAGTGCTAAACTTGTCCAACAGGTGGCTTCAGCTGCATTTGGACCAGAAGTAGTTTACAATGAGAAGCCGACAATGGGTGGAGAGGACTTCTCTGCATTTTTAACAAGAGCTCCTGGTAGCTTTGCATTTGTCGGTAGCGGAAATCCTGAAAAGGATACAGAGTGGGCTCATCATCATGGTAACTTTAATATAGATGAGGATGCACTTTCTACTGGCGCTGAACTATACGCGCAGTACGCTTGGGCATATTTGAATAAATAA
- a CDS encoding ABC transporter ATP-binding protein, translated as MKSFRKLLPYVKPYMLFAILAPIFMCIEVAMDLLSPTIMQHIIDDGIANDDTAYVVKLGVLMLVTAVIGLIGGAGCTIYSTRAAVNFAADIRRDVFKMTEKFSSKNMDNIGVGKLITIVTNDITAVQQALMMTLRVFVRGPLLFIGAVAIVWFTARELFPVLLVVIPILMVLIYFFSYKTGKLFARVQKAMDKVNTKLQETFAGIRVIKAFDRQDYEIKAFKRVNEELTKRNMSAEQVILTLMPVMLFIVNIGVVIGMWMGAIKVNEGTLQVGVILAFINYLTIIMNGLVSSSHVLMQITKSFTSAGRIQQVLETKIDITDPVNPVSENDIKGEVEFKSVYFSYSKNGEYVLKDISFHVNSGETIGIIGPTGSGKSTLIKLLPRLYDPDLGEVLINGINIKEYSIEKLRGLIGFVPQNATLFAGSIEENIRFGKEEATLEEMKKATNSAAASEFIEKLEDQFAHELMQGATNLSGGQKQRLSMSRAFIRQPNILVLDDSTSAIDAISEVQVQQALGQYLSDTTVFIVSSKVSSIINADRILVMEDGMIVASGTHEELLVASEVYCSIYATQSGKGVLSYE; from the coding sequence ATGAAATCCTTTAGGAAATTACTTCCTTATGTTAAACCATATATGCTTTTTGCTATTTTAGCACCAATTTTTATGTGTATTGAAGTGGCGATGGATTTATTATCCCCGACAATCATGCAACATATTATTGATGATGGTATTGCTAATGATGATACAGCTTATGTCGTGAAATTAGGTGTTCTAATGCTTGTAACAGCAGTCATTGGGCTGATAGGTGGAGCAGGATGTACGATATATAGTACTAGAGCTGCAGTAAATTTTGCTGCTGATATTCGAAGAGATGTATTCAAAATGACAGAGAAGTTTTCAAGTAAAAATATGGACAATATTGGTGTGGGAAAATTAATAACGATTGTGACAAATGACATCACTGCTGTCCAACAGGCACTTATGATGACACTTCGAGTTTTTGTAAGGGGACCGCTGTTATTTATAGGAGCAGTTGCGATTGTTTGGTTTACAGCTAGAGAGTTATTTCCTGTGCTATTGGTTGTTATTCCTATCTTAATGGTTTTAATCTACTTTTTCTCTTATAAAACAGGTAAATTATTTGCGAGAGTACAAAAAGCTATGGACAAAGTGAATACGAAGCTTCAAGAAACGTTTGCAGGTATACGTGTGATTAAAGCATTTGATAGACAAGATTATGAGATAAAAGCATTTAAACGTGTAAATGAAGAGTTAACGAAACGTAATATGTCGGCAGAACAGGTGATTCTTACACTAATGCCCGTTATGCTATTTATCGTTAATATTGGAGTAGTAATTGGAATGTGGATGGGTGCCATCAAAGTAAATGAGGGAACACTACAGGTCGGTGTTATTTTAGCGTTCATCAACTATTTAACTATTATTATGAACGGATTGGTATCGAGTAGTCATGTATTAATGCAAATTACGAAATCGTTCACTTCTGCTGGTCGAATTCAACAAGTTTTGGAAACAAAAATTGATATAACTGATCCTGTAAACCCTGTATCGGAGAATGATATCAAGGGCGAGGTAGAGTTTAAATCGGTCTACTTTAGCTATAGTAAAAATGGAGAATATGTATTAAAGGATATTTCCTTTCATGTGAATAGTGGAGAAACGATTGGAATTATAGGACCAACAGGAAGTGGGAAGTCAACGCTTATCAAACTTCTCCCTCGATTGTATGACCCTGATTTAGGAGAGGTATTGATCAACGGGATAAATATAAAAGAGTATTCTATTGAGAAGTTACGAGGGTTAATTGGGTTTGTACCGCAGAATGCAACGTTATTTGCAGGATCAATAGAGGAGAATATACGCTTTGGAAAAGAAGAAGCGACCTTAGAAGAGATGAAAAAAGCGACAAACTCAGCAGCGGCAAGTGAGTTTATAGAAAAATTAGAAGACCAGTTTGCGCATGAGCTTATGCAAGGGGCAACCAATTTGTCAGGAGGACAAAAACAACGATTATCCATGAGCCGGGCATTCATACGCCAGCCGAATATATTAGTTTTAGATGATTCAACTTCAGCAATAGATGCAATATCTGAAGTTCAGGTACAACAAGCACTTGGACAGTATCTATCGGATACAACTGTATTCATCGTATCATCCAAAGTCTCTTCCATTATAAATGCTGACCGAATTCTTGTAATGGAAGATGGAATGATTGTAGCAAGTGGTACACATGAAGAGCTGCTTGTAGCGAGTGAGGTTTATTGTAGTATTTATGCAACGCAAAGTGGAAAGGGGGTCCTTTCCTATGAGTAA
- a CDS encoding ABC transporter ATP-binding protein → MKTSTKGFFQLLKSLKWPVKITIIAIVLSLLSTVIGLIVPLVTKDLVDTLTTTAFNWKMIGVLLVVFLLQAISGGFSFYLLSYIGEFIVADLRKKLWSKVLHLPVPYYDQNESGETMSRITQDTTTLKSLITDHLVNFVSGIITIIGSVIILFFIDWKMTLIMLISVPLSIAIMMPLGTMMHKVSKSTQKEMASFSGLLGRVLSEIRLVKSYRAEKTETVSGNEAIQNLYRFGLKEAKIQAFISPFMTLIMMAILVVILGYGGLQVSKGILSAGDLVAIIFYLVNIIVPFAQMATFFTSFQKAVGATERIQEIFHMDAEAVELEAPKPLKDGVITFDDVYFSYGPEKKVIDGISLTAHPGTVTAFVGPSGGGKTTIFSLLERFYDPDSGTILFNGSPITNLSLHAWRSKIGYVSQESPLMSGTILSNMTYGMTEDPPMDKIIQAAEAANATDFIEELPDKYDTLVGERGIKLSGGQRQRIAIARALLHDPKILLLDEATSNLDSGSEASVQEALERLMKGRTTLIIAHRLATIIHANQIFFLEQGKITGSGTHEELLAQHNLYREFTHGQGLS, encoded by the coding sequence ATGAAAACATCTACCAAAGGATTTTTCCAACTACTTAAAAGTCTTAAATGGCCAGTAAAGATAACAATTATAGCGATTGTTCTATCTCTCTTAAGCACTGTTATTGGATTAATCGTACCTCTTGTTACAAAAGATTTAGTTGATACGCTAACAACTACTGCTTTTAATTGGAAAATGATTGGCGTTTTACTCGTCGTATTCCTTTTACAGGCGATATCCGGCGGATTTTCATTTTATTTATTATCTTATATCGGTGAATTTATCGTAGCGGATCTTCGTAAAAAACTATGGAGCAAAGTACTCCATCTTCCTGTTCCCTACTATGATCAAAATGAAAGTGGCGAAACGATGAGTCGTATTACACAGGATACGACGACGTTGAAATCACTTATTACGGATCATTTAGTAAATTTCGTATCTGGAATTATTACAATTATTGGGTCCGTTATTATCTTATTTTTTATTGATTGGAAAATGACATTAATCATGCTTATTAGTGTTCCGCTAAGCATAGCGATCATGATGCCACTCGGCACGATGATGCATAAAGTATCAAAATCTACCCAAAAAGAAATGGCTTCGTTTTCAGGACTTCTAGGACGAGTGCTATCTGAAATCCGGTTAGTCAAATCTTACCGTGCGGAGAAAACGGAAACTGTTAGTGGAAATGAAGCCATTCAAAATTTATATCGATTTGGCTTGAAAGAAGCGAAAATACAAGCGTTCATCTCCCCTTTTATGACACTCATCATGATGGCAATTTTAGTCGTTATTTTAGGCTATGGCGGTTTACAAGTGTCTAAAGGAATCTTATCTGCCGGAGATCTTGTTGCGATCATCTTTTACTTAGTGAATATTATTGTTCCTTTTGCACAGATGGCAACATTCTTCACCTCTTTCCAAAAAGCAGTTGGAGCAACGGAGCGTATCCAAGAAATATTCCATATGGATGCTGAGGCAGTAGAACTAGAAGCACCAAAACCTTTAAAAGATGGAGTTATAACATTTGATGATGTCTATTTTTCTTATGGCCCCGAGAAGAAAGTAATAGATGGAATTTCCTTAACAGCTCATCCAGGAACCGTTACTGCTTTTGTCGGACCAAGTGGTGGAGGAAAAACAACTATTTTCTCCTTGCTAGAACGATTTTATGACCCCGATTCTGGAACCATTTTATTTAATGGATCACCTATTACCAATTTATCTTTACATGCCTGGCGCTCTAAAATTGGCTACGTCTCTCAGGAAAGTCCATTAATGAGCGGTACTATTTTATCGAATATGACGTATGGAATGACGGAAGATCCTCCGATGGATAAAATAATCCAAGCTGCTGAGGCAGCGAATGCTACAGATTTTATAGAGGAACTGCCAGACAAATACGACACACTTGTTGGAGAACGCGGCATCAAGCTATCAGGGGGTCAACGTCAACGGATAGCTATTGCACGTGCACTCTTACATGATCCCAAAATATTATTATTAGACGAAGCAACCTCTAACTTAGATAGTGGTTCAGAAGCATCCGTACAAGAAGCGCTCGAACGTTTAATGAAAGGTAGAACCACCTTAATCATTGCACATAGACTAGCAACGATTATTCACGCCAACCAAATATTCTTTTTAGAACAAGGAAAAATTACAGGTAGCGGTACACATGAAGAGCTGCTTGCCCAACACAATCTGTATCGAGAGTTTACTCACGGACAAGGTTTATCTTAA